One Phenylobacterium hankyongense DNA segment encodes these proteins:
- the glk gene encoding glucokinase, translating to MSPASRSGLQLVGDVGGTNARFALADITGPTPRLFACESFLCADYPGVEQAIDHYLRGASAQGARPRAAAIAVAGPVTGGAAALTNGAWRVSEAALIDAGFSSARVINDYTALALSVRHLEPQDLGAIGATPPTAAEETVVVLGAGTGLGVSAAVRDGRSEAIATTEGGHIAFAPGDEIEIEILRQLTTQFGRVSLERLLSGPGLVNLRAALARIDGREPEPLTPEAIVTRATAGEDALCVESLDRFCAIYGAAAGDIALVYGARGGVYLGGGIAANIVDWLRQSAFRRRFEAKGRFVGYLEPIATQVILHPFAALLGAAQSLQPGRDASSLAMAADVP from the coding sequence GTGAGTCCTGCGTCGCGGTCCGGCCTGCAGCTGGTCGGGGATGTGGGCGGCACCAACGCGCGCTTTGCGCTCGCGGACATCACCGGCCCGACCCCGCGCCTCTTCGCCTGCGAGAGCTTCCTGTGCGCCGACTATCCGGGCGTCGAGCAGGCTATCGATCACTATCTCCGCGGCGCGTCGGCCCAAGGCGCGCGTCCCCGCGCCGCCGCCATCGCGGTGGCCGGGCCGGTCACCGGAGGCGCCGCCGCACTGACCAACGGCGCCTGGCGCGTCTCGGAGGCGGCGCTGATCGACGCCGGCTTTTCGTCGGCGCGGGTGATCAACGACTACACCGCCCTGGCCCTGTCCGTGCGCCATCTGGAGCCGCAGGACCTGGGCGCGATCGGGGCGACCCCGCCCACGGCGGCCGAGGAGACCGTGGTCGTCCTGGGCGCAGGCACCGGCCTGGGCGTCTCGGCGGCCGTGCGCGACGGGCGCTCCGAGGCCATTGCCACCACCGAGGGCGGACACATCGCCTTCGCGCCCGGCGACGAGATCGAGATCGAGATCCTGCGCCAACTCACCACCCAGTTCGGTCGGGTGTCGCTCGAGCGGCTGCTGTCCGGGCCCGGCCTGGTCAACCTGCGAGCGGCGCTGGCGCGCATCGATGGCCGGGAGCCTGAGCCCCTGACCCCCGAGGCGATCGTCACCCGGGCCACGGCCGGCGAGGACGCCCTGTGCGTCGAGAGCCTCGATCGGTTTTGCGCCATCTACGGCGCAGCCGCCGGCGACATCGCCCTGGTCTATGGCGCGCGCGGTGGCGTCTACCTCGGCGGCGGCATCGCCGCCAACATCGTCGACTGGCTCCGCCAGAGCGCCTTCCGCCGCCGGTTCGAAGCCAAGGGTCGTTTCGTGGGCTACCTGGAGCCCATCGCGACCCAGGTCATCCTGCATCCCTTCGCGGCGCTGCTCGGCGCGGCGCAGTCCCTTCAGCCTGGCCGCGATGCGAGTAGCTTGGCCATGGCCGCCGATGTCCCCTGA
- a CDS encoding glycoside hydrolase family 97 protein, protein MTFLIPLCRLLFIGLLLAATPALAATPIHASSPGDVLTVEVSTDGDGRASYAISRLGKPVIAPSKLGFLFVDAPKFDRSLVASDLGRRSVDETWEQPWGEWRHIRNSFNELRVGLTEIGGLKRRIDVVFRLYDDGVGFRYEFPDQPQLKTVKIGEELTEFVMAQPGEAWWNTAFEWDREEYLYNRTRIEEVGLAQTPMTVRFADGLHVAIHEAALVDYSGMNLARVEGRRFKAALTPSVGDAKVTRTAPFPTPWRTLQIADSAGGLYMSNLILNLNEPNKLGDVSWFKPTKFVGIWWDMHLDKKTWSTGPRHGATTAETLRYIDFAAAHGFGGVLVEGWNKGWDGEWFGHGDEFSFTEPAADFDLKKVTAYARSKGVQLIGHHETGANAARYESQMDAAFALDEQLGISTVKTGYVSDAAQAQVIGLDGKPHLTWHESQDMARHYLKVVEAAARHHVAIDTHEPIKDTGLRRTYPNWVSGEGARGQEYNAWGNPGNPPEHETNLVFTRMLRGPMDFTPGVFGMKTRSPDGVPTTWAKQLALYVVLYSPVQMAADRIENYEANPKPFKFIEEVPTDWSDTRVLNGEVGDFVTIARKDRKSDDWYLGSISDEFGRALTVQLGFLDPGRRYRAEIYRDGPGADWKKAPSDIVIEQRQVTAADTLTLRLAPGGGQAIRFTPIDGGRRLRGPERPAKPRP, encoded by the coding sequence ATGACCTTCCTCATCCCGCTCTGTCGCCTGCTGTTCATCGGCCTGCTGTTGGCGGCGACGCCCGCCCTGGCGGCGACGCCGATCCACGCCTCCTCGCCGGGCGACGTGCTCACCGTCGAGGTCTCCACCGACGGCGACGGCCGCGCCAGCTATGCGATCAGCCGCCTCGGCAAGCCGGTGATCGCGCCCTCCAAGCTCGGGTTCCTGTTCGTCGACGCGCCGAAGTTCGACCGCAGCCTGGTGGCCTCGGACCTTGGCCGGCGATCGGTCGACGAGACCTGGGAGCAGCCGTGGGGCGAGTGGCGCCATATCCGCAACAGCTTCAACGAACTGCGCGTGGGCCTGACCGAGATCGGCGGGCTGAAACGCCGTATCGACGTGGTGTTCCGCCTCTACGACGACGGGGTCGGCTTCCGTTACGAGTTCCCGGACCAGCCCCAGCTCAAGACCGTCAAGATCGGCGAGGAGCTCACCGAGTTCGTCATGGCCCAGCCGGGCGAGGCCTGGTGGAACACCGCCTTCGAGTGGGACCGCGAGGAATATCTCTACAACCGCACCCGCATCGAGGAGGTGGGGCTCGCCCAGACCCCGATGACCGTGCGCTTCGCCGACGGCCTGCACGTGGCGATCCACGAGGCGGCGCTGGTGGACTACTCCGGCATGAACCTGGCCCGGGTCGAGGGCCGCCGCTTCAAGGCCGCCCTGACGCCCAGCGTCGGCGACGCCAAGGTGACCCGCACCGCCCCCTTCCCCACCCCCTGGCGCACCCTGCAGATCGCCGACAGCGCCGGCGGGCTCTACATGTCCAACCTGATCCTGAACCTGAACGAGCCGAACAAGCTGGGCGACGTGTCCTGGTTCAAGCCCACCAAGTTCGTCGGCATCTGGTGGGACATGCACCTCGACAAGAAGACCTGGAGCACCGGCCCGCGCCACGGAGCCACGACCGCCGAGACCCTGCGCTACATCGACTTCGCCGCGGCGCACGGCTTCGGCGGCGTGCTGGTGGAGGGCTGGAACAAGGGCTGGGACGGCGAGTGGTTCGGCCACGGCGACGAGTTCAGCTTCACCGAACCGGCCGCCGACTTCGACCTCAAGAAGGTCACCGCCTACGCCAGATCCAAGGGCGTGCAGCTGATCGGCCACCACGAGACCGGGGCCAACGCCGCCCGCTACGAGAGCCAGATGGACGCGGCCTTCGCCCTCGACGAGCAGCTCGGGATCAGCACGGTCAAGACCGGCTATGTCTCCGACGCCGCCCAGGCCCAGGTCATCGGCCTGGACGGCAAGCCGCACCTGACCTGGCACGAGAGCCAGGACATGGCCCGCCACTACCTCAAGGTCGTGGAGGCTGCGGCCCGCCACCATGTCGCGATCGACACCCACGAGCCGATCAAGGACACCGGCCTTCGCCGCACCTATCCCAACTGGGTCTCAGGCGAAGGCGCCCGCGGCCAGGAATACAACGCCTGGGGTAACCCGGGTAATCCGCCCGAGCACGAGACCAACCTCGTCTTCACCCGCATGCTGAGGGGGCCGATGGACTTCACGCCGGGGGTGTTCGGCATGAAGACCCGCTCGCCCGACGGGGTGCCGACCACCTGGGCGAAGCAGCTGGCGCTGTACGTGGTACTCTACAGCCCCGTGCAGATGGCCGCCGACCGGATCGAGAACTACGAGGCCAACCCGAAGCCCTTCAAGTTCATCGAGGAGGTGCCGACCGACTGGTCCGACACGCGCGTGCTGAACGGCGAGGTCGGCGACTTCGTCACCATCGCGCGGAAGGACCGCAAGTCCGACGACTGGTATCTGGGTTCGATCAGCGACGAGTTCGGCCGGGCCCTGACGGTCCAGCTCGGATTCCTCGATCCCGGCCGGCGGTATCGCGCGGAGATCTATCGCGACGGCCCGGGCGCCGACTGGAAGAAGGCGCCCAGCGACATCGTCATCGAGCAGCGCCAGGTGACCGCCGCCGACACCCTGACCCTGCGCCTCGCGCCGGGCGGCGGTCAGGCGATCCGTTTCACGCCGATCGACGGAGGGCGCAGGCTGCGCGGCCCCGAGCGCCCGGCGAAGCCCCGCCCCTAG
- a CDS encoding sugar MFS transporter encodes MGQTASPVGARAPGALATAAGVATWLVPFVVMLFFAWGFATVMIDTLIPKLKGLFALNYAQAMLTQFAFFIAYFVISVPAGMLLSRIGYLRGIVAGLVVMALGCLMFAPAASAGVYWGFLAALFIMAAGITTLQVAANPLIAILGSPDKSHFRLNLAQAFNSLGTFIGPFIGAAVILRSGVTPPDPKTTPPALLESYRVTEAHAVQAPFLGIAIGLIALAVIFWLFRNNTAVPAPARNETGLASFRLLRRPRLALGVLAIFLYVGAEVSIGSLMVNYLLQPKILGHTAGVACHPVAFDLLRVFYPCLHTAQDAGKMVSFYWGAAMVGRLIGSGALFLRAPAGRLLSLCALAAGLLVAVSAASTGWTAVAAIIAVGLFNSIMFPTIFTLAIDGMGPKTPQASSLLCMAIVGGAIIPFITGATADVVGLSLAFAVPIACYALVALYGQFSHSRPAGEVAPAMTAP; translated from the coding sequence ATGGGCCAGACCGCATCTCCCGTCGGCGCGCGCGCGCCGGGCGCCCTGGCGACCGCCGCCGGAGTGGCCACCTGGCTGGTCCCCTTCGTGGTGATGCTGTTCTTCGCCTGGGGCTTCGCCACGGTGATGATCGACACCTTGATCCCCAAGCTGAAGGGGCTCTTCGCCCTGAACTACGCCCAGGCGATGCTGACCCAGTTCGCCTTCTTCATCGCCTACTTCGTCATCTCCGTGCCGGCCGGCATGCTGCTGTCGCGGATCGGCTACCTGCGCGGCATCGTCGCCGGCCTGGTGGTGATGGCGCTTGGATGCCTGATGTTCGCCCCGGCCGCCTCGGCGGGAGTCTATTGGGGCTTCCTGGCGGCGCTGTTCATCATGGCGGCCGGCATCACCACGCTGCAGGTTGCGGCCAATCCGCTGATCGCGATCCTGGGCTCGCCCGACAAGTCGCACTTCCGGCTGAACCTGGCGCAAGCGTTCAACTCCCTCGGGACCTTCATCGGCCCGTTCATCGGCGCCGCCGTCATCCTCAGGAGCGGCGTGACCCCGCCCGATCCGAAGACCACGCCGCCCGCCCTGCTCGAGAGCTACCGGGTCACTGAGGCCCATGCCGTGCAGGCGCCCTTCCTCGGCATCGCCATCGGGCTGATCGCGCTGGCGGTGATCTTCTGGCTGTTCCGCAACAACACCGCGGTCCCGGCCCCCGCGCGTAACGAGACCGGGCTGGCGAGCTTCAGGCTTCTGCGCCGCCCGCGCCTGGCGCTCGGCGTGCTCGCGATCTTCCTCTACGTCGGCGCGGAGGTCTCCATCGGCAGCCTGATGGTCAACTACCTGCTGCAGCCCAAGATCCTGGGCCACACCGCCGGCGTCGCCTGCCACCCCGTCGCCTTCGACCTGCTGCGGGTGTTCTACCCCTGCCTTCACACCGCCCAGGACGCCGGCAAGATGGTGTCCTTCTACTGGGGCGCGGCCATGGTCGGCCGGCTGATCGGCTCCGGCGCCCTGTTCCTGCGGGCCCCGGCCGGCCGGCTGCTCAGTCTCTGCGCCCTGGCGGCCGGGCTGCTGGTCGCCGTCTCGGCCGCGAGCACGGGCTGGACCGCGGTGGCGGCGATCATCGCCGTGGGCCTGTTCAACTCGATCATGTTCCCCACGATCTTCACCCTGGCCATCGACGGCATGGGTCCGAAGACGCCGCAGGCCTCCAGCCTGCTGTGCATGGCGATCGTCGGCGGGGCGATCATTCCCTTCATCACCGGGGCGACGGCCGATGTGGTCGGGCTCAGCCTGGCGTTCGCGGTGCCGATCGCCTGCTACGCGCTGGTCGCGCTCTATGGCCAGTTCAGCCATTCGCGGCCGGCCGGCGAGGTCGCGCCGGCGATGACCGCCCCGTGA